ATTAATGACGAGTTTTGGATGCTCTCGTTTTACAATAGATACCACTTCAGCCACCGGTAATTTCTGCTTAGCTGCCGTAATATTAAATAACTCAGGATTAAGCAAACGATCTATTTCGTCTTGAAAAACCAGGATGCTTCCCGTAATGCCCACAAAAGCAACGATAACTCCCGCAAATAATCCCAGGTATAAATGCCATTTGCCAAACCAGCGTTTCTGGTGCCTGGCCCATTTAAGAGATCTTTGTTTTTTGTGTGGTTCCATGTTGGGTTTTTATTGAAAAACCAGTTCCGGATTTCCCGGAACTGGTGTATAAATTTAATACGTTTGTAATATTAAAATTTATAACTGATGCTTCCAGCTACTGTTCTGGGTTGCATAGGCTCAAGTGTAGTCCAGCCTTGATAATAATCTTTATCAGTTAGATTGTTTACTTTCAGAGCAAAATTGAATGGGCCTGTTGCATAAGAAACCGATGCATTCAAAACGGTATTAGATGGTAATGTAAATACACCTACTATACGATCATTTACAATCATGTTTTTACCCTGATAATTTCCACCGAAGCCAAAGCCAAGACCTTTAACGGTGCCTGTCATGATTTTGTAGCTTAACCATGCATTTGCTAAATTTTCAGGGCCAGCACCTACATATCTTCGGCCTTCTGCTGTAGTACCGGTATTGGTTAACTTATTTTTGTTTTTTGTATAACTAGCTATGATATTAAAACCAGGAAATGGATTTGCGGTGATTTGTGCATCAAAACCTTTACTGTATTGATTACCACCTTGTGAAAAATCAATGTCTGCAGTACCTGATAAGCTTAGTATTGTATTTGAAACTTTAATATTATAATAACTTAAAGAGCCTGATAGCTTGCCGTCAAATAAATCACTTTTAATACCGGCTTCCCATTGATTAGCTTGCTCCGGATCAAATGTTTTTACTCCTGCAATGCCACTAATAACCGTATTTCTTGGGGCAGCATTTTTAAATCCGTTCATGTAATTACCAAAAACGGATAGTTGATCTTTCAATACCTGGTATACCAAGCCAAACTTTGGGGAAACAGCAGTTTGACCATATTTGCTAGCTGCTGGATTGCTTAAGCCACTGTTTTGAAAACGGTCAATGCGGACACTTGCCATACCGGAAAGTTCCGGCGTGAAGTTAATGACGTCCGAAATATAAGCGCTGTAAATATCTTGGGCAATCCTTGTTGGAGCTGCTGCGCTACCAAGGCCAGCAATTGCTGCATCAACCCCCTGGCGCGTTAAGTTTCCTGTGTTCGTTCCTGCGGGCCCTAAAGTTATAGCACCAACAGGAGCATATCCAGAACTGCTGTTTAATACAGTGCGGTTAAAATAATCTAACCCAGCTACTACACGATTGCGTAAGCCACCTATGGAGAAATCGCCGATAAAGTTTTGTTGAATATCAGTTGTTTGAGTAGTAGAATTCTGGTCACTGATCAGCCTATTGAAAATACCTGTTCCTAAAGGGTTTGGGCCAGCAGTTGCTGATTCAAATAAGTAGGAATAAAAACCATCAGCTTGGGCAGATCCTCTGGAAACAATGGTCTGAGAGTTCCAGTCCTCAGATATTTTCCAATTCATTTGTGCTTGCACTGAAATAACAGGAGTTTTTATGGTGATGTCGTTACTGGTGTAAGATTTATTAGGATTGTATCCCAATTGCTCCAGGCTGGTGCTTTTTAAGGCTACAGATCTGTTAAAAAATAACATGGTAGGATTGGTGCCCTCAGCGCTTAAAAACTGCGCATTCAGCAAGAATGAAACTTTATCGTTCAGTTTGTAAGCAAGGGAAGGTGCGAAAAATCTGGTTTTAGAAAAACCAGCGTCCTGCCAGCTATTTTGATCTGTATAAGCTGCATTAACCCTTAATAATAGTTTGCCTTCCGCATCCAAAGGTGCATTTACATCAGCGGTAAGTCGATTTAAGCCGTAACTTCCTGCCGTGTAAGTCACTTCTGTTGCCGCAACCGCAAAAGGTTGTTTAGTAACTGTGTTAATCAAACCACCGTAAGAAACTACAGAGCTACCAAATAAAGTACCTGATGGACCTTTGACAACTTCAATTCGTTCCACATTTGACACATCCAGGCTTCCATTGGTTAATCCAGGTAATCCATTAACCAAGGTGGGCTGTACAGCAAAACCTCTTAAAGAGAAGTAACCAGCACCATCACTACCACGGCCTGTAGAAGACCATAATTTATTTAAGCCCGGTGCATTTTTAAGAGCGTCATCATAACTTGTAATTACTTGGTCAGCCAATAATTCTTTGGAGATCACGGAATATACCTGAGGGTTTTCCAAGTTATTTAAGGGCATTTTAGCCACATACTGGCTTTTTTTATTTGTGAATTTGTTTTTACCAGTAGATACATTCACCTCCTGCAATTGTGCAAAATTCGCAGAGATGGTAAAATCTGCTGATGCTGTGCCTTTTGCAGTTACAGTTACACTTTCTTCATGTGTTTGTAAGCCAATAGCCGTCGCTTTTAGCGTGTATGTTCCTGGTTTTACATTACCAATCTTATACTCTCCGTACTCATTGGTCGAAGCCCCCAGAGAAGTGCCTACAATCCGTACAGAAATATTTTCAGCAGGTTTGCCGTCTAGGGTTAGTACTTTGCCCTTTACTGTCCCGTTTTGTTGTGCGTAAGAATTGAGCCCGAACAGTAGGCAGCAAAGCACCAAGCAGAGTAGTTTTCTTTTCATTTTTCTTATTTGGATTTAATCTAATTTGCCACCAAAGTAATAATATTACTGTTACAAAAGCAAATTATTTTTAATAAATCTAAATAGATAGAGTGATGATTTTTCTAAATACTGATTTGTTTGTCAGGTGTTTGTGTGGTTTGTGAATTTAATTATGTACATATCGGAAAATATACAAACTAAAAAGGCTCCTAACGGAGCCCTTTTCCTAAAAACACCGAAGTGTTACTTTTTGCTTTTCTTTTCAGAGATTTCAGTTCTGATGTCTTGAGCAATTGTTTTAGCCTGTTGCATCACACCTCTAACTCTTGTTCCTGCAGCCTTGTTACCTTTGGTGTAAAAAGCTGTGAAGTCTGCTTCAGCAGCAGCAACAAGCTCTTTCAATTCCTTAAATTTGTCCATGTTGTTTGGTTTTTTATTAATAATTGCCTAATATAAAATGGATTAACTTATTTTGCAACAGTAATGTTGCATTTTTGAGTATACATTTTTATATTATTTTTATTTTGAGCAACAATTACGCCAGAATATGGTGTTAAGGTGTGCTAGATTAGATTTTGGTGCGTGCACTAAAATTGAAGGGAGGTTTCACGGAACATAAAAGTGTGGCAACCAAATAGCAGTCGGAAAACGAGCGCATCAAACACGTTATTTTTACCTGTTCTATACGAGCTCTATACGAGGTCTATACGAGCTCTATACGTGTTCCTTAATAATAACCTCCCTGCAAATATAGTGTTGTATCTATCTACGGTCTTTCTAGAAATCCTTGGAGTAACCCCGGAGAAACCCGGAGGTAAGTCGAAGGTTTTACTGCTCTTTAAGCGTAGTTTGAGCGTAGTATCATCGGTGTTTGCTCGACTCTAACCGAAGAAATGCCGAAGAAATTCCATATGAAATGCGATGCAATCTTCCGGTTACCTTCGAATTTACCTTTGACTTATCTTAGTCTTTCCGTGTAATGTCTAATTATTGCATGCAATTGGGTATTTTTGCAGAATGAATATTGCAATTAATGGTTTTGGTAGAATTGGCCGTATTTTTTTGCGTACTGCGCTTGAAAAAGGACTTCATATTGTAGCTATAAATGACTTAACAGATCCCGCTACATTGGCTCATCTGTTTAAGTATGATACCGTACACAGGGGTTTCAAAGGCACAGTTTCTTATGATGCAGACTCCCTAATCATCAACGGTAATAAGATCCGGGTCTTATCTGTTCCGAATCCTGAAGAATTACCATGGGCGGCATTAAATATTGATCTTGTACTCGAAGCTACAGGTAAATATACCAGCAGGAAAGGAGCTGAAAAACACTTAAAAGCAGGGGCGGGGCAGGTGCTCATTTCCGCGCCTTCGGCAGATCATGATATTCCAATGGTGGTATTGGGCGTCAATGATGATATCATAGATCTTTCTTCTCCGATCTTATCCAATGCTTCCTGTACCACCAATAATGTAGCGCCAATGGTAAAAATCCTTGATGACAATTGGGGAATTCTGGATGGTTACATTACAACCATACATTCTATGACTGGCGACCAGAGCCTTCACGATGCACCACATAAAGATTTACGCAGGGCAAGGGCTGCCTCGGCTTCTATTATTCCTACAAGTACGGGAGCGGCAAAAGCCATTACACATATCTTTCCGCACCTGGATGGTAAACTTGGGGGGGCAGGAATCCGCGTTCCGGTATTGAACGGCTCTTTAACTGATTTTACCTGCATTCTTAAGAAAGAAACCACTATCGAGGAGATTAATAAAGCGTTTAAAAATGCTTCTGAAACCAATATGAGTAATATTTTAGAATATACTGCAGATCCAATTGTATCCGTAGATATTCTAGATAACCCGCATTCCTGTATTTTCGACAGCCTGCTTACATCCATTGTTGGTGATCTCGTGAAAGTAGTGGGCTGGTATGATAACGAATCTGGTTATTCTGCCAGACTAGTGAACGTGGTGGAGAAAATAGCTATATTTGGTGCTGTACATAACTAATAGAATAGAAAAAAGGATATGAATACAATAGATCAATGCAATTTTAAAGATAAGAAAGCGCTCATCAGGGTAGATTTTAACGTGCCTTTGGATAAGAGCTTTAACATTACTGATGATAAAAGGATGCGTGCAGCTTTGCCAACAATCACCAAAATTTTAAACGATGGTGGTGCTGTGGTGTTGATGTCTCATTTGGGTCGTCCTAAAGGCGGTCCGGAAGATAAATATTCTTTAAAACACATTTTAGGTGATCTATCGCGGATGCTGGATCTGGAAGTTAAGTTTGCAGACGATTGCATTGGTGCTGAGGCGGTTAAAAAAGCTGCAAATTTGTTGCCTGGTGATGTATTGCTTTTAGAAAACCTTCGTTTTTATCCAGAAGAGGAAAAAGGCGATGTGGCTTTTGCAGAGAAACTAGCTAAACTTGGTAATGTATATGTAAATGACGCATTTGGTACTGCGCATCGTGCACATGCCTCTACAGCAGTTATTGCTCAGTTTTTCCCAGATAATAAATACTTCGGTTACTTGATGGCCGAAGAATTGAAAAATGCAGAGAAGGTAAACCACGGTGCAGTAAAACCTTTTACAGCCATTATGGGTGGAGCTAAAGTTTCTGATAAAATTTTATTGATTGAAAGTTTGCTGGATAAAGTAGATAACCTGATTATTGGTGGTGGAATGGCTTATACTTTTGCTAAAGCACAGGGTGGCGAAATCGGTACTTCTTTATTAGAGGCTGATCGTATGGAGCTTTGTCTTGAATTGCTGGAGAAAGCCAAATCTAAAGGCGTAAATTTAATTTTACCAGTAGATACCGTTATTGCTGATAAGTTTGATAACGAGGCACAAAAAGATGTGGTAGATACAGGAACCATTCCGGCAGATTGGATGGGTCTGGATATTGGTCCTAAAACCATTAAACTTTTCTCTGATGTCATTGCTAACTCTAAAACTTTGCTTTGGAATGGTCCAATGGGTGTTTTTGAAATGGCGAACTTTGAGCATGGAACACGCGCTGTTGCAGATGCAGTGGTTGCAGCAACGGCTGCCGGGGCTTTCTCATTAATCGGTGGCGGAGATTCTGCTGCTGCAATTGCCAAATTTGGTTTGGAAGATGAAGTAAGTTACGTATCTACAGGTGGCGGTGCATTGCTGGAATACATGGAAGGTAAGGAGTTACCTGGTGTAAAGGCAGTTAATTCTTAGCTGAACTTCAGATAATTTATAATTTTTTTGAGTCAGGCATCCTTGTTTTAGGGATGCCTGATTTTTTTTACCACTTTTAAATCGTTGTTTTTACTATCAAAAATGCACTTTTTTCCCTTCAAAAATTATGTTGAAAACTTTTTGTGGGGGAATGTGGTAAAAAGTGGTAGAAGTATCTAATTTTACACTACATAAAAAGTGTAGAAATAGAAATGGTTCAACTATTAGGAGAATTTGATTGTAAGTTAGATGCGAAAGGTCGCCTTATGGTGCCTTCGAGTCTAAAAAAGCAATTGCCTGATGTTGAGCAAGAGGGACTTGTGATCAATAGGGGTTTTGAGAAGCACCTGGTTATTTATCCTAAAAAAGTATGGGAATCTATAGTTGAAGAGCTTAGTAAGCTGAATCCATACGAACCAAAAACACGAGAGTTTATCAGGTATTTTACCCGTGGCGCTACGGAATTGACACTTGATGCTGCTGGTCGGGTCAATTTACCCAACTCCTTATTGGAATCTGTGGGTATTTCTAACAACACAGAATTGATACTGGCATGCCAGTTTGATAAAATAGAAGTTTGGAGCAAATCTGCTTACGAAGCTTTATTTGATAAAGAGCCGGAAAATTTCGCGGCGCTTGCAGCAGAGGTAATGGGTAATAAAATGAGGGGGATAGGCGATGGAAAATAATTACCACATTCCGGTGTTATTGAAAGAATGTATTGATGGATTGAACATTAATCCAGATGGGGTATATGTTGATGTTACCTTTGGTGGTGGCGGACATTCTAAAGAAATTCTTAAGCATTTGTCGCCTAAGGGCGTACTGATTGCATTTGATCAGGATCCTGATGCCCAGCGTAATAAGATAGATGATTCCCGCTTTTTATTTGTAGATCAAAATTTTGCTTTTCTAAAAAACAACTTAAGGTTACTGGGATACAAACAGGTGGATGGTATCCTGGCTGATCTTGGCGTGTCATCTCATCAATTCAATGAACCTGAGAGAGGATTTTCTACGCGTTTCGAATCAGTTTTGGATATGCGCATGGACAAACAAGGTAGTCTTACCGCTGCTGAAGTTTTAAATACGTATGAGGAAGATAAGCTTCATAAAATCTTTGGGATTTACGGAGAGGTTAAAAATGCGAAATCTCTGGCCAAAGCGGTAGTTACTTCTAGAACAGTGCGTCCAATTGTGACGCTTGCAGACTTTAAGACTGCTGTAGCAGCACATATTCCTAAAGGAAAAGAACATAAGTATATGGCGCAGGTCTTTCAGGCTCTGCGGATAGAGGTGAACCAGGAGATTGACGTGTTGGAACGTTTTCTGGAGCAGACTGCTGAGGTGCTGAAGCCAGGGGGACGTTTGGTGGTGATGTCTTATCATTCTTTGGAGGATCGTCCGGTGAAGAATTTTATGGCGAAGGGCAAGTTTAGGGGAGAGGTAGAGAAGGATTTTTATGGTAACCAGCAAAAGCCTTTCAATGTCGTTACCCGCAAAGCGGTGATTGCGGATGAGGCAGAACTGGAGCAAAACAGTCGTGCAAGAAGTGCAAAGTTGAGGATTGGTGAGAAGATATGAACCGGTTCAGGGAAAATATAGAAGGGAAAGATGATTCTGAATTTTCAGAAGAGCAAGAGCGGTTGGAGAATGCGCGTTTTGAACGTGAATATGCTGAGCAGAAAGGTTTTCAAAACAAGCCGAGAAAACTGAAACAGTTTGATCCGGAAGAGCGTGAAGATCGTTTGGGAAGGTTGGAAGATCAGCTGGAACAGGAGAAACTGGAGAAGAAAGCGCAACGTGAAAAACAAGAAAAGGAAGCTGCAGGAAGTGCAACGGCCTTTTTTAAGAAGTTGTTTACAGAAGGGGTGGTAACCAAAGAGGCGGCTACGGAGATGTTGCCGTTTTTATTGTTCCTTTCGTTTTTGTGTATGTTATACATTGCCAATAGCCACATGGCGGTAAAGAACATCAGAAACATTGACAAGTTAAATAAAGAAGTGAAAGAGTTAAGCTGGGAGTATAAATCACTCAAAGCAGACCTCATGTTTAAAAGTAAATTAACAGAAGTAGCTAAAAAGGTGGATACGCTAGGTATAAAAGAACTTACAGCACCACCTAAAAAAATTGTATTGAGTAACGATGAACATTAGAGCTAATATATTATTACGTGTTTATCTGGCTTTCGGCCTGATTGTTCTGCTTGCTGTAGCGGTACTGATCAGGCTATGTGATGTTCAGTACATTCAGGGCGATAAATGGAGAGCGATGGCTGATAGTCTTTCTACTAAATACATCAATGTAGAAGCCGCACGTGGAAACATATACTCTAATGACGGTAGTTTGTTGGCTACTTCAGTGCCTGAATATGAATTGCGCATGGATCTATATGCGGGTGGAATTGAGGATGATACATTTTTTAGCCTTAAGGTAGATTCATTGGCTATGAAACTATCTGAGTTTTTTAAAGACAAATCTCCAAAAGAATATGCGCGTTACCTGCGTATTGCCCGTAGAGATAGCGTAAGGTATTTGCTGATTAAGAGAAAAGTAAATTATCAGGATTTGAAAACCATTCGTACGTTTCCACTTTTTAATGTGGGTAAATACAGTGGTGGCTTGATTGCAGTGCAGCAGAACAAACGGATCCTGCCATTCAAATCACTGGCTGCTCGTACCATTGGTTACAAAAATGAAAATGTAAAAAATGGTGTAGGTTTAGAGGGTGCATACCTCAATTACATTAATGGCGAAAGTGGTAAACGTTTGGTGCAACGCATTGCAGGCGGAGTTTGGGTGCCGGTAAATGATGAGGCTGAAGTTGCCCCTAAAGAAGGATCGGATATCATTTCTACTATAGACATCAACATGCAGGATTTGGCGCAAAGTGCCCTGGAAAAAGCATTGATTGCAAGTAATGCTGATCATGGTGCGGTGATCTTAATGGAGGTTGCCACAGGAGAGGTGCGGGCTGTAGCTAATTATACTAAGGTAGGTCCGGGAGAGTATAAAGAGAAATTTAATTATGCCATAGCGGGAAATCAGGATCCTGGTTCAACCTTCAAGGTAGCTTCTTACATGGCTTTGCTGGAAGACAAAAAGGTAGATACCAATACCCTTGTGGCAACTGGTGATTATCGGATTAAAGGACATACCATTAGAGATTCGCATGGTAGTATAGGTGTAGTTACGGTTAAAAAGGCTTTTGAAGAATCTTCTAATGCTGCGGTAGCTTATCTGGTTAATAATGCTTATCACGATAATCAGGAACAATTCACGGATCATTTGTACGATTGGCAGTTGAATAAAAAAATGAACCTGCAAATTCCCGGGGAAGCACAGCCGGTGGTTAAAAATCCATCTAATAAAAGCTGGAGTAAAACGATGACGCTTCCGCAAATGGCCTATGGTTACGAAATGCAATTGACACCGCTTAAAATGCTGTCCTTCTATAATGCTATTGCAAACAATGGCAGATACGTAACGCCAATCTTTGTAAAAGAGATCAGAAGATTAGGGAATCCAATTGAGCAATTTAAAACGACGGTTGTCAATGAAAAGATATGCTCTGATAAAACCCTGAAAAAAATGCAGGAAATGTTGGAAGGTGTAATTACGGAAGGTACGGGAAGAGGGAATATTTACAATCCTTTATACCGAATTGCTGGTAAAACCGGAACAGCACAGGTGGCTGATGCGAATAAAGGATACCGCGGCAAAAGGCAGTACCAGGCTTCTTTTTGCGGATATTTCCCGGCTGATAAGCCTAAATATTCGTTGATTGTGGTGATTAATGATCCTAAAAATGGTTACTACGCAGCACAGGTTGCGGGGCCTCCATTCAGGGAGATTGCCGATAGAATTTATGCAAGTGATATGCAGATGTACAATAGTGTGGCTGATCATTTGGTAGGCAATACTAAAAGCCCGGAAGCTAAAGCTGGGCAAACCAAGCCAGTAAAAAGGGTGTATAATGCTTTTGGAATCAAAACCTTGTATGCTGCCAAGTCAGATTACTTTAATAGTGTGGATACCAGCAATGGTTTGGTTTATGAAGAATATAGCTCTGTGAAGGGGCTAATGCCTAATGTTGTAGGTATGGGTTTGAAAGATGCACTTTATTTACTGGGCAATTCGGGATTGAAAACCCGTGTGACAGGAAGTGGCAAAGTAGTGGGACAATCTCTTGCTGCGGGAACTAAAATAGGAAAAGGATTATCCGTACAAATAGAATTAGAATAAGATGCAGTTGCAGGATGTTTTATATGGTGTAGCGATTGTCAAGTTGGTTGGGTCAACCAATAGGGAAATCTCTGCGCTTACTTTTGATTCCAGAACAGTAACGGAAAATGCTGTGTTTTTTGCTGTGAAAGGTACATTGTCTGATGGGCATGATTATATCGGGCAAACTATTCAGGCTGGTGCTACTGTGATCATCTGCGAGGATTTGCCTGCAGAATTGAAGGAGGGTGTAACTTACATTATCGTAGAAAATTCTTCTGTAGCCCTGGGTAAAATGGCAGCCAATTTTTCTGGTAATCCTTCTGCTAATCTTAAATTGATTGGTATTACTGGTACAAATGGCAAAACAACTATCGCTACCTTACTATTTAAGTTGTTTAGACAGTTGGGCTATGCTACCGGGTTGATTTCTACCGTGGAGAACCAGATCAATGAGCTGGTAATTCCGGCAACGCATACTACGCCAAATCCGTTGGCGCTGAACCTGCTTTTACAGCGAATGGTAAGCGAAGGTTGCGAGTATTGCTTTATGGAAGTGAGTTCTCATGCTGTGATACAGCATAGAATTGAGGGGATCCATTTTACCGGTGGCGTGTTTTCTAACATCACACATGATCACCTTGATTTTCATAAAACGTTCGACAATTATATTAAGGCCAAGAAAGCATTTTTTGACGTACTGCCTAAAACGGCTTTTGCTTTGACCAATGCTGATGATAAAAATGGCATGGTCATGTTGCAGAATACCAAAGCAGCTAAAAAAACATATGCACTGAAACAGATGGCTGATTATAAAGCCAGGATTATTGAAAACCGCTTTAGCGGACTTAACCTGGAGATAGACCATATGGATGTGTTTTTTAAGTTGGTGGGTTCTTTTAATGCCTATAATTTATTGGCTGTGTACGGAACCACGCAACTTCTGGGACTGGATAAATTAAATGTGTTGACTGTGTTGAGTGGTCTTACGGGAGCTGAAGGTAGGTTTGATTATGTAAGCAACAGTAAAAATATCATTGGTATTGTTGATTATGCGCATACGCCTGATGCAGTGCAGAATGTGCTGAGTACCATTCAGAACATCAGACAGGGTAATGAGCAGGTTATCACTGTAATTGGTTGTGGTGGTGACAGGGACAAATCTAAACGTCCGTTGATGGCACAGGTAGCCTGCGATTGGAGTGATAAAGTAATCCTGACATCGGATAACCCAAGAACAGAAAATCCTCAAACTATTGTAGAGGAAATGGAAGCTGGCGTATCTCCGGTAAATAAACGTAAAACACTGACCATAGTAGATAGAAGAGAAGCCATTAAAACAGCTTGTCACCTGGCTAAACCTGGCGATATCATTTTGTTAGCAGGTAAGGGACATGAGAAATATCAGGAAATTAATGGTGTTAGACATCATTTTGACGATAAAGAAATATTGACGGAACAACTTAATTTAATCAGCTAATGTTATATTATTTATTTGAATATTTACGTCATCATTATGATATTCCTGGCTTAAGGTTGTTTCAGTACATTACCTTTCGTACTTCCCTGGCAATTATCATATCCCTGATTATTACTACTGTATATGGTAGAAGGATCATCAATTATCTGCAAAAAATGCAGGTGGGAGAGACTGTGAGAAATCTGGGTCTGGAAGGACAAATGCAAAAACAGGGTACTCCAACTATGGGTGGTATCATGATTTTACTGGGAATTTTAGTGCCTACTTTGCTTTTGGCCAACCTAACCAATGTTTATGTTATCCTGATGATAGTAACCACCGTTTGGATGGGAGCAGTTGGATTTTTGGATGATTATATCAAGGTATTTAAAAAGAATAAAGAAGGACTGGCCGGAAGGTTTAAAATTGTAGGACAGGTCGGTTTGGGCTTAATTATAGGCTATACGATGTATTTTAATCCAAATATTGTGGCCCGTCAAACCGTGGATGAAACCAGTATTGTTAAATCTGATGCACCAATGGTACTGAGGCAAAAGGGTGAAAGTTTTTATTACACCCAGGATGTAAAATCTACGATTACCAATATGCCATTTTACAAAAACAATGAATTTGATTATGCCAAGGTTCTTAAGTTTTTAGGTAAAGGCTATGAAAAATACGCTTTTTTTGTATTCATCCTGTTTGTTGTGGTTATTGTTACAGCCGTCTCTAATGGTGCCAATATTACCGACGGTATAGATGGGCTGGCTACCGGAACATCGGCAATTATTGGGGTTACATTAGGCTTGCTGGCTTATGTTTCTGGTAATACGGTGATAGCCGATTATCTGAACATCATGTATATTCCGAATTCGGGAGAACTAATGATTTTTGCCGGTGCATTTGTTGGTGCCTGTGTAGGGTTTTTATGGTACAATTCTTATCCTGCCCAGGTTTTTATGGGCGATACAGGTAGTTTAGCCATCGGTGGTATCATTGCTGCTTTTGCCATTATGATTAGGAAGGAATTGCTGATCCCAATTTTATGTGGTGTTTTTCTGGTTGAAATTATGTCTGTGATGTTGCAGGTATCTTATTTTAAGTATACTAAAAAGCGGTTTGGTGAAGGCCGGAGAATTTTCTTGATGTCGCCGCTCCACCATCATTACCAAAAGAAAGGCTATCATGAAGCTAAAATAGTTGTCCGTTTTT
The nucleotide sequence above comes from Pedobacter sp. MC2016-14. Encoded proteins:
- a CDS encoding TonB-dependent receptor translates to MKRKLLCLVLCCLLFGLNSYAQQNGTVKGKVLTLDGKPAENISVRIVGTSLGASTNEYGEYKIGNVKPGTYTLKATAIGLQTHEESVTVTAKGTASADFTISANFAQLQEVNVSTGKNKFTNKKSQYVAKMPLNNLENPQVYSVISKELLADQVITSYDDALKNAPGLNKLWSSTGRGSDGAGYFSLRGFAVQPTLVNGLPGLTNGSLDVSNVERIEVVKGPSGTLFGSSVVSYGGLINTVTKQPFAVAATEVTYTAGSYGLNRLTADVNAPLDAEGKLLLRVNAAYTDQNSWQDAGFSKTRFFAPSLAYKLNDKVSFLLNAQFLSAEGTNPTMLFFNRSVALKSTSLEQLGYNPNKSYTSNDITIKTPVISVQAQMNWKISEDWNSQTIVSRGSAQADGFYSYLFESATAGPNPLGTGIFNRLISDQNSTTQTTDIQQNFIGDFSIGGLRNRVVAGLDYFNRTVLNSSSGYAPVGAITLGPAGTNTGNLTRQGVDAAIAGLGSAAAPTRIAQDIYSAYISDVINFTPELSGMASVRIDRFQNSGLSNPAASKYGQTAVSPKFGLVYQVLKDQLSVFGNYMNGFKNAAPRNTVISGIAGVKTFDPEQANQWEAGIKSDLFDGKLSGSLSYYNIKVSNTILSLSGTADIDFSQGGNQYSKGFDAQITANPFPGFNIIASYTKNKNKLTNTGTTAEGRRYVGAGPENLANAWLSYKIMTGTVKGLGFGFGGNYQGKNMIVNDRIVGVFTLPSNTVLNASVSYATGPFNFALKVNNLTDKDYYQGWTTLEPMQPRTVAGSISYKF
- a CDS encoding histone H1; its protein translation is MDKFKELKELVAAAEADFTAFYTKGNKAAGTRVRGVMQQAKTIAQDIRTEISEKKSKK
- the gap gene encoding type I glyceraldehyde-3-phosphate dehydrogenase — encoded protein: MNIAINGFGRIGRIFLRTALEKGLHIVAINDLTDPATLAHLFKYDTVHRGFKGTVSYDADSLIINGNKIRVLSVPNPEELPWAALNIDLVLEATGKYTSRKGAEKHLKAGAGQVLISAPSADHDIPMVVLGVNDDIIDLSSPILSNASCTTNNVAPMVKILDDNWGILDGYITTIHSMTGDQSLHDAPHKDLRRARAASASIIPTSTGAAKAITHIFPHLDGKLGGAGIRVPVLNGSLTDFTCILKKETTIEEINKAFKNASETNMSNILEYTADPIVSVDILDNPHSCIFDSLLTSIVGDLVKVVGWYDNESGYSARLVNVVEKIAIFGAVHN
- the pgk gene encoding phosphoglycerate kinase, which encodes MNTIDQCNFKDKKALIRVDFNVPLDKSFNITDDKRMRAALPTITKILNDGGAVVLMSHLGRPKGGPEDKYSLKHILGDLSRMLDLEVKFADDCIGAEAVKKAANLLPGDVLLLENLRFYPEEEKGDVAFAEKLAKLGNVYVNDAFGTAHRAHASTAVIAQFFPDNKYFGYLMAEELKNAEKVNHGAVKPFTAIMGGAKVSDKILLIESLLDKVDNLIIGGGMAYTFAKAQGGEIGTSLLEADRMELCLELLEKAKSKGVNLILPVDTVIADKFDNEAQKDVVDTGTIPADWMGLDIGPKTIKLFSDVIANSKTLLWNGPMGVFEMANFEHGTRAVADAVVAATAAGAFSLIGGGDSAAAIAKFGLEDEVSYVSTGGGALLEYMEGKELPGVKAVNS
- the mraZ gene encoding division/cell wall cluster transcriptional repressor MraZ; amino-acid sequence: MVQLLGEFDCKLDAKGRLMVPSSLKKQLPDVEQEGLVINRGFEKHLVIYPKKVWESIVEELSKLNPYEPKTREFIRYFTRGATELTLDAAGRVNLPNSLLESVGISNNTELILACQFDKIEVWSKSAYEALFDKEPENFAALAAEVMGNKMRGIGDGK
- the rsmH gene encoding 16S rRNA (cytosine(1402)-N(4))-methyltransferase RsmH, with the protein product MENNYHIPVLLKECIDGLNINPDGVYVDVTFGGGGHSKEILKHLSPKGVLIAFDQDPDAQRNKIDDSRFLFVDQNFAFLKNNLRLLGYKQVDGILADLGVSSHQFNEPERGFSTRFESVLDMRMDKQGSLTAAEVLNTYEEDKLHKIFGIYGEVKNAKSLAKAVVTSRTVRPIVTLADFKTAVAAHIPKGKEHKYMAQVFQALRIEVNQEIDVLERFLEQTAEVLKPGGRLVVMSYHSLEDRPVKNFMAKGKFRGEVEKDFYGNQQKPFNVVTRKAVIADEAELEQNSRARSAKLRIGEKI
- a CDS encoding FtsL-like putative cell division protein, giving the protein MNRFRENIEGKDDSEFSEEQERLENARFEREYAEQKGFQNKPRKLKQFDPEEREDRLGRLEDQLEQEKLEKKAQREKQEKEAAGSATAFFKKLFTEGVVTKEAATEMLPFLLFLSFLCMLYIANSHMAVKNIRNIDKLNKEVKELSWEYKSLKADLMFKSKLTEVAKKVDTLGIKELTAPPKKIVLSNDEH